The following proteins are encoded in a genomic region of Triplophysa rosa unplaced genomic scaffold, Trosa_1v2 scaffold148_ERROPOS969806, whole genome shotgun sequence:
- the LOC130549687 gene encoding GTPase IMAP family member 4-like has translation MSDDEDERRLLLMGRTGVGKSRTGNIIFNESVFLSELSSSSVTRECQTHTDGVNNRRVTVIDTPDFVYSTNTRDDLNSQLKRALDLCAPGAHAVLLLLPLNTFTQQELDYVTGFEQKFGEEVLRYTIVLFINANKTHKRTLKEMIRKNNRLSGLINRCGQRYLEFNISDLSNRPQVSQLMEKIDTLVFNNTNTCYTPEMLLENERRDEKRKTREISEEHHEDLERVRQEMMRQEEELEQAIQNPALIRKDAEQLEQEEREKDKTKKTQLITKLKWKLPQNCGYLWLLIVFLLFVSTLVWVAQWLSG, from the coding sequence ATGagtgatgatgaagatgaacgCCGGCTGCTGTTGATGGGCAGAACTGGAGTAGGAAAGAGCCGAACGGGAAACATCATCTTCAATGAAAGTGTATTTCTCTCAGAACTGAGTTCTTCATCTGTGACGAGAGaatgtcaaacacacactgatggcGTTAACAACAGAAGAGTGACCGTCATAGACACTCCAGACTTCGTCTACTCCACCAACACTCGTGATGATCTTAACTCACAGCTGAAGAGAGCTCTTGATCTGTGTGCACCAGGTGCTCATGCCGTCCTGCTTCTTCTGCCTTTAAACACGTTCACACAGCAGGAGCTGGATTATGTGACTGGCTTTGAACAGAAGTTTGGTGAGGAGGTCCTCAGATATACCATAGTTCTCTTTATTAAtgctaataaaacacacaagagAACATTAAAGGAGATGATCAGGAAAAACAACAGACTGTCTGGTTTGATCAATCGCTGTGGTCAAAGATACCTTGAGTTTAACATCAGTGATCTGTCAAACAGACCGCAGGTCTCTCAACTGATGGAGAAGATTGACACACTGGTGTTTAATAACACAAACACCTGCTATACTCCAGAAATGCTGCTGGAGAATGAAAGAAGAGATGAGAAAAGAAAGACAAGAGAGATCTCAGAAGAGCATCATGAAGACTTAGAGAGAGTCAGACAAGAGATGATGAGACAAGAGGAGGAATTAGAACAGGCCATTCAAAATCCAGCTCTAATCAGAAAAGATGCTGAGCAACTTGAGCAGGAAGAAAGGGagaaagacaaaaccaaaaaaacacagctaatCACAAAGTTAAAATGGAAGCTACCACAGAACTGTGGTTATTTGTGGTTATTgattgtttttctgttatttgtatCCACATTAGTATGGGTGGCacagtggctcagtggttag